A DNA window from Thiothrix subterranea contains the following coding sequences:
- a CDS encoding peptidoglycan-binding domain-containing protein has protein sequence MLSVSQTKQLQAKLQAQGQAISKVDGIIGEETREAVRQVQQKLGLPVDGYPDPELLARL, from the coding sequence GTGCTATCAGTCTCGCAAACCAAACAGTTACAAGCGAAATTGCAAGCACAGGGACAGGCTATTTCCAAAGTCGATGGGATTATCGGTGAGGAAACTCGCGAAGCAGTGCGTCAGGTGCAACAAAAATTAGGGCTGCCGGTGGATGGCTACCCTGATCCCGAATTGCTGGCACGTCTGTAA
- a CDS encoding transposase, whose amino-acid sequence MSWQQTHPGLPSRDPLTRRKSRTSAAQSQTTRQRQGRNPSTEALCLSEWVLIFTSLPPEVLCTTTASALYRVRWQVELVIKRLKSLLNVDELRAHKGSKLAELYLHGKLLYAAVLEKMTQSRFANAKRKLDNPRRLTDWRLWKTVADDLNAGIKACFPVDARFEDDNIKSLSERPRKRTLQCLPSPILALLNQCREMALSRV is encoded by the coding sequence ATGTCATGGCAACAAACGCATCCAGGGCTACCTTCACGCGATCCCCTTACCCGAAGAAAAAGCCGCACAAGCGCGGCGCAAAGCCAAACAACGCGCCAAAGACAAGGACGCAACCCCAGCACGGAAGCCCTTTGCCTGAGCGAATGGGTACTGATTTTCACGTCATTACCGCCTGAAGTCCTGTGTACCACCACCGCATCCGCACTCTACCGTGTCCGCTGGCAGGTTGAATTGGTGATCAAACGTCTCAAAAGTTTGCTGAATGTCGATGAGCTACGGGCGCACAAAGGCTCAAAACTGGCTGAACTGTATCTACACGGCAAATTATTGTACGCCGCCGTGCTGGAAAAGATGACGCAAAGTCGCTTTGCCAATGCCAAACGTAAACTCGATAACCCCCGCCGACTCACCGATTGGCGACTTTGGAAAACCGTCGCGGATGACCTCAACGCGGGCATCAAAGCCTGTTTCCCTGTTGATGCCCGCTTTGAGGATGACAACATCAAGAGTTTGAGCGAACGCCCCAGAAAGCGGACGTTGCAATGTTTGCCTAGCCCCATTCTTGCTCTGTTGAACCAATGCCGAGAAATGGCGTTGAGCCGTGTTTAA
- a CDS encoding transposase: MQEPAATATTYRLHIAIDLINLSLHQVEVTTDKEGENLDHYTLAAGDVVLIDRGYNQPKTLVPFIDRGGDVVLRYNAHSMNLYEDDEGDDTGRLVKIDWYTRLRKLGKRPSCVPVWLCHGNKRIQGYLHAIPLPEEKAAQARRKAKQRAKDKGRNPSTEALCLSEWVLIFTSLPPEVLCTTTASALYRVRWQVELVIKRLKSLLNVDELRAHKGSKLAELYLHGKLLYAAVLEKMTQSRFANAKRKLDNPRRLTDWRLWKTVADDLNAGIKACFPVDARFEDDNIKSLSERPRKRTLQCLPSPILALLNQCREMALSRV; this comes from the coding sequence GTGCAAGAACCGGCAGCCACTGCCACGACGTACCGCCTGCATATCGCCATTGATTTGATCAACCTCAGCCTGCATCAAGTGGAAGTCACCACCGATAAAGAAGGCGAAAACCTCGACCATTACACGCTGGCAGCAGGCGATGTGGTGCTGATTGACCGGGGTTATAACCAACCCAAAACGCTTGTCCCTTTTATCGACCGGGGCGGTGACGTGGTATTACGCTACAACGCCCATAGCATGAATCTGTATGAGGATGACGAAGGGGATGATACCGGACGCCTAGTCAAAATCGACTGGTACACGCGCTTACGTAAGCTGGGTAAACGCCCCAGTTGTGTGCCGGTTTGGTTATGTCATGGCAACAAACGCATCCAGGGCTACCTTCACGCGATCCCCTTACCCGAAGAAAAAGCCGCACAAGCGCGGCGCAAAGCCAAACAACGCGCCAAAGACAAGGGACGCAACCCCAGCACGGAAGCCCTTTGCCTGAGCGAATGGGTACTGATTTTCACGTCATTACCGCCTGAAGTCCTGTGTACCACCACCGCATCCGCACTCTACCGTGTCCGCTGGCAGGTTGAATTGGTGATCAAACGTCTCAAAAGTTTGCTGAATGTCGATGAGCTACGGGCGCACAAAGGCTCAAAACTGGCTGAACTGTATCTACACGGCAAATTATTGTACGCCGCCGTGCTGGAAAAGATGACGCAAAGTCGCTTTGCCAATGCCAAACGTAAACTCGATAACCCCCGCCGACTCACCGATTGGCGACTTTGGAAAACCGTCGCGGATGACCTCAACGCGGGCATCAAAGCCTGTTTCCCTGTTGATGCCCGCTTTGAGGATGACAACATCAAGAGTTTGAGCGAACGCCCCAGAAAGCGGACGTTGCAATGTTTGCCTAGCCCCATTCTTGCTCTGTTGAACCAATGCCGAGAAATGGCGTTGAGCCGTGTTTAA